The nucleotide window ATGGCCCGGGGCGTCCAGGTGCCCTGTCCCATGGCCCCCAGCATTTACCTCCTGGCAGATGGAGTTGATGTCGGCACCCGAGATCTTATCCGGCCGGGCCACATCTGGGGAGGAGTGAGGGAAACATCTGCACAGCAGCTGAGCTGGATCATGGTGATAGGGCCCCTGGGAGCCACTGCCACCTCGactcctcccccacccgccaGGGGGCCAGCAATGCTGCCAGGGCACCGTGGTGGGGGGCCCTGATGGGCTTCTCATAGCCTTCCCAGAGGGATGGGATTGAGCTCGAGGGCCCATGAAGCTcctgggcggggggaagggagcagatcGGCATGACGACAAGTCCAGAGGCCCCAGACAGGAGGAGTGGGCATGTTGGGGGCTAGAGTCAGAGGATAGGTTTTTTGGTGAGTGACCCCTCTCCGCCCCCGCCAACCCTTTCTGGACCCTATGGATCCAGAGGCACAGGCAGGAGCCAGCttcaccccatccccccactcctgAGCGGAACCAGAGAGCACTGGCTCAGCTATGCCAGGTTCTCCCTGGGGGTCCTGGGCCCTCCTGCCTCATTACTccggcctgcagcctgagccaggcCCACCCCTTGCCCTGTGGGCTCGTGCCAGACTTGTGTCCGTCTGCCTGCTCTTGGTGAAGCAATCAGTCCATATGCTGTGCCAgtcactgcccagcaggaggcagccCCAGCCACACCCTCCCCTGGTGCTCCCCCTGTCTAGCCACGTGTCAGAGGGGGACAGAACAGCTCCCAGCTGTCGTGCCCGCACCTGTAGCCCGACtccaccctgaccccagccctggAGGTGGCCAGAagacatcccctccagcaggggctgCCCAGGGAGAGGAGGGGTTCTTGGATCAGTGCACCCCCTGGACCCTCAGgcatgtgtgtgtgacacagggagagtggggcagagctgtggcctggGTCACTGGGTCAACCCCGCATGGGGCAGCATAGAGCTGACAGGTACCTTCTTATGAGCTGGGCCCGAGACGTCCCTTCCTCAGTGCCGGGCACCCAGTGGGACGCAGCCTCCCTGCTGCGCCCCCCCATGCCAGCAAGCCAACCAACGGAACGCAGCTTCCCCCCTGTGCTAGGCACCCAATAGGACACAGCTCCCCCGTCGTGTCCCCCTGCGCCAGCCAGCCAAGACGCAGCCTCCCCCCCCGTGCTAGGCATCCACTAGGACGCAGCCCAGCCCGAACACGTGCTGGGCACCCAGTCGAACACAGTCTTCCTGCTgtgccacccttcccccccccgtgccaggctctgggcaggATACAGTCCTCCAGGTCCACCTCCTCAGACAGGTTCATCTTGCTGGTGATGGTGGAGAAGATGAGGCGCTTCTGGCGCCGGTCGGGCAGGGGGAACTCGATCTTGCGGTCGAGGCGGCCGGGCCGCAGCAGGGCGGGGTCCAGCGTGTCTGCCCGGTTTGTGGCCATGATCACCTGGAGGGCAAGAGTGCACAATCACCCCTCAGGAGAGCCCTCTGCCCATCCCCAATGGGGAGACTCAGCCCCCTTGGTCCTGTGCCCTCCAGCCTCGCTGGGACAGCAGTGCCtttgcccccattcagccccccacatcccaccacctcagggagaaatctgggggctGGCACAGCAATGCCCGtcaccccccatcccagcccctgctctcccgCACCTTGACGTTGACGTTCTGATCAAAGCCATCCATCTGGTTGAGCAGCTCCAGCAGGATGCGCTGCACCTCCCTGTcggctggggagaggggcacaGCCCGGTGAGCGGGGCACCTGGAGAGCCAGCGCCGGGCAcagacaccccttccccccactatCTACCCTCATCCCCATTCCTGTCCCCTCCCGCATCACCTCCTTCTCCagtgcccacccccaccctgccagccctgcctaacccactcccttccccctcccctccagccgctcctccctcccgccccttatcccctccccccaatctccTGCCACTATTGTCCCCACCCAGTGCACCTCAGCcttgcccaccactgccaccccacATTTGCACACCTCCGCCACTACCCCCAATCCTGCCAGCCCAGGCTCCCTCACAgtccctccaccccactgcccACCATGGGACTGGCCGGAACCTGAGGGGCTCACCCCAGCGTGACACTGACATCtacaaggagtggggtgggggctgtagcTCTCTGCTCCCCCCGCCTGCTGGGACTTGGGTCCGGTACCCTAGAGGGAagaggccccatgtcccattcccgcTCCTGCTCCCCCCgagccagccctggggccagatcggagcctgcacccccagaggggCGGGCCCAGTGCCTCGCCCCCGGCTCACCCCCTGTCTGGGCGTCAAAGCGCTTGGTGGCGATGGCATCTATCTCGTCTATGAAGATGATGGCAGGCGCATTCTCCTTGGCCAGCCGGAAGACGTCCCGCACCATGCGCGGCCCCTCACCCAGGTACTTCTGCACAAACTCCGAGCCCACCACGCGGATGAAGGCAGCTGGACAGATGGGTAGAGAGCATTAGTGCCTAGCTCCCCTGCAAGACAGCAGCCCCACTCCATCCCTGGCCGTGAGAGATACCCCGCCATGGGACAGGCACGCCCTGGGGCAACCCACAGGCTCCCCGTGCCACACAGCCCTGGCACCAGCCCCTGGCACCTGCACCACCAACCCTCCTGGCACAAAGCCGGGGCCCTTCTAGACCTTGAGCCGGGACCACAGGTCGCCTGGTACCTTTGTGctagagaacccaggcatccttgACAGACTCCCATGGTACTAGCTGGGCACTGGTGCTCCCCCTTCACCCGCAGTCCAGCACCCTGCTCACCTGTGGTGTGATGGGCCACGGCTTTGGCCAGCATAGTCTTCCCACAGCCCGGGGGGCCATACATCAGGACGCCGCGCGGGGGGTCAATGCCGATCTGAGGAGGACAGAGGGGGTTACTGGGGGCTCCCCCATCCCGCCCTTGAGAGGCCCAGCAAGCTGGTGAGCTGGGGTCTGGACACCAGTCACATCTGGTGCTGCCGAAAGTCAAGGGTTCTGTGCCTCTCCTGATCTGACAGCGACTTgccaaccccagcccagcccctgagcaCACAGCCCCAAGCCCCGCAGGAGTCCCCCCAGCTACAGGGCACAGTGAGAGGAGCACCCATGCTGGACCTGCAGGATGGAGCTCAGCCCTAGCGCAGGGCACAGCCACCCAGGATGTAGCCCCAGCTAACCCAGTCTCGCCCCCCACTCACCTGCTTGTAGAGCTCAAAGTGGGTGAGGGGCAGCTCCACGGCCTCCCTCACCTCCTGCTTCTGGATGTCCATCCCGCCGATGTCGGCGTACATCACGTCTGGTTTCTGATCTGTGGGCACACACCAGGGCTGAGCCCAGCACGGGCAGGGGACCCCTGCCTCCCCTATTCATAACGGCCAGGGGACCTCCGCTCCCCAGAAAACCTGCACTCCCGGCATTCGCAGCACAACTGGGGGACCTACCACCCCCTGTCCAGCACAGCCGTGGGACCCCCGCCTCCCCGTCCAGCACTCCCTGCATGCCCGTGGGACCCTCAGCTGCCCAGCACAGCTGGGAGACCTCTGCCCCCATTGGCACTGGGCATGCTGCTCCCTGTGGCACCGGCTGCCCCTGCGGTTGGCGCAGGGAGCACCCACCTGATGTCAGCATCATAATGCTGCTGTCAGCCTCGGGTGGCAGCACATCCACCAGGGCGTTGCTGTGCTTGTGGAGGGCCACCGAGGCATTGGGCTTCAGCAGCTCCCGGTCAATGGTGCTCAGGATCCGCACGTAGTAATTGGAGCCTGCGGGTGAGAGGCAGATGGGGGTAAGCCAGGCAAAGCCGGGGCCCGGACCCCCGtgcacagctcccctcccccgcaatcCCGCTCCTCCAGCTGCACCTGTGGTAGAGCCCACGATGGCCGTGTTCTGGTCCACGGCCTCCAGGAACTGGCCGATGACCAACGGGATGCTCTGGATGCGCTTCACCTCCTCCTGCGCGTGCAAGAACTCCTTCTTCAGGTTCTTCTGCTCATCCTTGATGTACTCCTCCTGCACCTCCAGGAactccagctcctgctgcagcttctacggacggacagacagacagacagcccctcctccctgctctgctcAGGTACCCGCAGTAGCTGCTAGAGGAAGTGGCGCCACGGGCCGGGCACCAGAAAGCTCCCTGCTCAGCACTGCGGCTGGGTGACCTGCAGGGAAGTGGGCTCCCAGGGGTGCTGTGCAGCAGAGGGGAATGGGACTGGAAGAACCAAACCCACCAGAGGTTACTGGGGCCCAGATCTCCCAGGTCCCTGGCCCCACAACCCTGGTCAGAGATGACATCAGATCCCAGCTCCGGGCCAAGggcacatgctgcccccaccttGGGGCCTGCCATCCCAGcctgccacccacagctcccGTCTGAGGGCATCCCCCTCAAGGCCTGCCGTCCCATCCCCCTAACTCCACCATCCGGTCAGAGGGCCACTCCCACCCTGAGGCCTGCCCTCCCAACACACCTCCCATCTAAGGGCAACCCtctcctgccaccccagcccccagcttACCTTGTACCGGCTGTAGAGATCCTCCAGGTCCTCAGGCTCCGGGGCCAGGAAGGACAGGCCAGTCTGGGGCCTGGAGATAGCCAGCGCAGGCAACTCATCCTAGGACAGCCACAGACAGGCAAGGTGAGAGCTGGACACCCCAGCTCAGGGGTGACCACAGCTCAGGGAGGGGTGAAGCTCCCTCTGAGCAGCAAAAGTCTTACACCCGATCTGATCCCACCCAACTGCCGGGGTGCCAAGCACCgggcccagagcccagctgggcagcAAGAGTCAGACAGCCCCATCCCGCCCCCGTCAGATAGGGATGGGGGGAACGAAGGGACTAGAGGGACACCAGAGATTTTCTGACCAATCTGAACAAATTCAAATCACCCAAGCCAGATGCTACTCACACGAGggtgaaggaattagctgaagaaatatcagagccactggcaatagTATCTgtaaactcatggatgacaggagaggtcctggaaCACTGGAGAAGGGCTAGCGTAGGGACCATCTTTacaaaggaggagccagggaactatAGACAAGTGAGCCTGGCCTCGATACCTGGGAAggtactagagcagtggttctcaaacttttgtactgctgacccctttcacataagtCTCTGaatgcgaccccccttataaattaaaataataatttttttatatatttaaacacaattataaatgctggaggcaaagcagggttcgGGTTGGAGGCTTacagcttgcaacccccatgcaataacctcgcaaccccctgaggggtcccgacccgcagtttgagaacccctgtactagaGCAATGTATGAAACATTCACTTTGCGAacacctggaggatgaaggggtgatcactagcagccagcatggatttaccaagaacaaatcacaccaaaccagcttgatttccttctttgacaggatttggtggatagggggaatgcgGTGGaaa belongs to Natator depressus isolate rNatDep1 chromosome 24, rNatDep2.hap1, whole genome shotgun sequence and includes:
- the PSMC4 gene encoding 26S proteasome regulatory subunit 6B isoform X1, coding for MEGYVHKWADGAQTKVDMVKLIVLEQLYEHCPANLRMWLGDKKPEDLQRTGQLADEFVDSQSGGGKEKSQKNKPTMMQRDSHPGIPQRGNVENPLPKGNNWHQDQPPSSREPMEPELLLLWPERPHNSEADELPALAISRPQTGLSFLAPEPEDLEDLYSRYKKLQQELEFLEVQEEYIKDEQKNLKKEFLHAQEEVKRIQSIPLVIGQFLEAVDQNTAIVGSTTGSNYYVRILSTIDRELLKPNASVALHKHSNALVDVLPPEADSSIMMLTSDQKPDVMYADIGGMDIQKQEVREAVELPLTHFELYKQIGIDPPRGVLMYGPPGCGKTMLAKAVAHHTTAAFIRVVGSEFVQKYLGEGPRMVRDVFRLAKENAPAIIFIDEIDAIATKRFDAQTGADREVQRILLELLNQMDGFDQNVNVKVIMATNRADTLDPALLRPGRLDRKIEFPLPDRRQKRLIFSTITSKMNLSEEVDLEDYVARPDKISGADINSICQEGGMLAVRENRYIVLAKDFEKAYKTVIKKDEQEHEFYK
- the PSMC4 gene encoding 26S proteasome regulatory subunit 6B isoform X2 — protein: MEEIGILVEKTQDELPALAISRPQTGLSFLAPEPEDLEDLYSRYKKLQQELEFLEVQEEYIKDEQKNLKKEFLHAQEEVKRIQSIPLVIGQFLEAVDQNTAIVGSTTGSNYYVRILSTIDRELLKPNASVALHKHSNALVDVLPPEADSSIMMLTSDQKPDVMYADIGGMDIQKQEVREAVELPLTHFELYKQIGIDPPRGVLMYGPPGCGKTMLAKAVAHHTTAAFIRVVGSEFVQKYLGEGPRMVRDVFRLAKENAPAIIFIDEIDAIATKRFDAQTGADREVQRILLELLNQMDGFDQNVNVKVIMATNRADTLDPALLRPGRLDRKIEFPLPDRRQKRLIFSTITSKMNLSEEVDLEDYVARPDKISGADINSICQEGGMLAVRENRYIVLAKDFEKAYKTVIKKDEQEHEFYK